One genomic segment of Amycolatopsis granulosa includes these proteins:
- a CDS encoding antitoxin — MGIDFNDIKKKAQQALDQNADKIESGIDKASGFAKSKLGQHADKIDSVTSKAKDFLHKQSGGGSDPQGGPGPAGPQTGPTGPTGPTGPTGPTGPTGPTEP, encoded by the coding sequence ATGGGCATCGACTTCAACGACATCAAGAAGAAGGCGCAGCAGGCGCTCGACCAGAACGCGGACAAGATCGAAAGCGGCATCGACAAGGCGAGCGGGTTCGCCAAGTCGAAGCTCGGCCAGCACGCGGACAAGATCGACAGCGTGACGTCGAAGGCGAAGGACTTCCTGCACAAGCAGTCCGGCGGCGGCTCCGACCCGCAGGGCGGTCCCGGTCCGGCGGGCCCCCAGACGGGACCCACAGGACCGACGGGACCCACAGGACCGACGGGACCCACAGGACCGACGGGACCGACCGAGCCGTAG
- a CDS encoding SRPBCC family protein: protein MPRRTFSFEITRTSSAPPATLFRLESDGARWSEWGKPLIVVSRWDRWAGPGGGVGAIRAVGAWPLLIREETLEYEPDRRHVYTFAGAAPVHDYRAEVLSEPDGNGTRLTWRGSFQEKVPGTGPIVLAALRIAITVLSARLIKAAER, encoded by the coding sequence ATGCCGCGCAGAACGTTCTCCTTCGAGATCACCCGCACCAGCAGTGCCCCGCCGGCGACCCTGTTCCGGCTGGAGAGCGACGGCGCACGCTGGTCCGAGTGGGGAAAACCGCTCATCGTGGTGTCCCGCTGGGACCGGTGGGCAGGCCCGGGGGGCGGGGTCGGAGCGATCCGGGCCGTGGGCGCGTGGCCACTGCTGATCCGCGAGGAAACGCTGGAATACGAGCCGGACCGGCGGCACGTCTACACCTTCGCCGGCGCGGCGCCGGTGCACGACTACCGCGCCGAGGTGCTGTCCGAGCCCGACGGCAACGGCACGCGGCTGACCTGGCGCGGCTCGTTCCAGGAGAAGGTGCCGGGCACCGGGCCGATCGTGCTCGCCGCGCTGCGCATCGCGATCACGGTGCTGTCCGCACGGCTGATCAAAGCCGCCGAGCGCTGA
- a CDS encoding SGNH/GDSL hydrolase family protein: MTFAATAGLAPVLVTQGLRVRRTTPRLPGAAGPSHGSVPGPDPLRLLVVGESTVDGVGARTHEDALTGQLAVALASRLHRGVSWRVAGRTGANARTVRSELLNEACREPADLLVVALGVNDTIELRSPGRYRRDLLALVVAARRALGPVPVLLAGVPPLGAFPALPQPLRLVLGLRGQALDTAAATLAALAGVTYCAVPREVVDPALFAADGFHPGPPGYRLWAETLADAVTRSS, translated from the coding sequence TTGACGTTCGCCGCCACCGCCGGGCTCGCGCCGGTGCTGGTGACCCAGGGGTTGCGCGTACGCCGGACCACGCCGAGGCTGCCGGGGGCGGCCGGGCCAAGCCACGGGTCCGTGCCCGGGCCCGACCCGCTGCGGTTGCTGGTCGTCGGCGAGTCCACTGTGGATGGCGTCGGGGCGCGGACGCACGAGGACGCGCTGACCGGGCAGCTCGCGGTGGCACTGGCAAGCCGCCTGCACCGCGGGGTTTCCTGGCGTGTGGCGGGCCGGACCGGTGCCAACGCGCGCACCGTGCGGTCCGAGCTGCTGAACGAAGCCTGCCGGGAACCGGCCGACCTGCTCGTCGTCGCCCTCGGGGTGAACGACACCATCGAACTGCGCTCGCCGGGCCGGTACCGGCGTGACCTGCTGGCCCTGGTGGTCGCCGCGCGGCGCGCGCTCGGGCCGGTGCCGGTCCTGTTGGCCGGGGTGCCGCCGCTCGGCGCGTTCCCGGCACTTCCGCAGCCGTTGCGCCTCGTCCTGGGCCTGCGTGGCCAAGCGCTGGACACGGCGGCGGCGACGCTCGCCGCTCTGGCGGGTGTCACGTACTGCGCCGTACCCCGTGAGGTGGTCGACCCGGCCCTCTTCGCGGCCGACGGCTTCCACCCCGGGCCGCCCGGGTACCGGTTGTGGGCCGAAACGCTCGCGGATGCGGTCACCCGCTCGTCCTAG
- a CDS encoding NAD(P)-dependent oxidoreductase, which produces MKLTVFGATGGTGAHVVRQALTAGHQVTAVVRDPARLDVPGQPRLEVVPADVLDPDALVPAISGREAVVSALGPRGRGPSVICRDGTSSIMTAMQTAGVRRLVVVSNSGMHREGDGWFTRLVFKPVLIRILRESYADMGEMERRVTASGLDWTIVRPPKLSDGPHTGRIASETRGNVRGSFTISRADLADYILRAVADPALSRVAVSVAKG; this is translated from the coding sequence ATGAAACTGACGGTGTTCGGTGCGACCGGTGGGACGGGCGCGCACGTCGTGCGGCAGGCGCTCACGGCGGGCCACCAGGTGACCGCGGTGGTGCGGGATCCGGCCCGCCTGGACGTGCCGGGGCAGCCGCGACTGGAGGTGGTGCCGGCGGACGTGCTCGACCCGGACGCGCTGGTGCCCGCCATCAGCGGTCGCGAAGCCGTCGTGTCCGCGCTGGGGCCGCGTGGCCGTGGACCGAGCGTGATCTGCCGGGACGGGACGAGCAGCATCATGACCGCGATGCAGACGGCCGGCGTGCGGCGCCTGGTCGTGGTCAGCAACAGCGGCATGCACCGGGAGGGGGACGGGTGGTTCACCAGGCTGGTGTTCAAACCCGTCCTGATCCGCATCCTGCGGGAGAGCTACGCGGACATGGGCGAGATGGAGCGCCGGGTCACCGCGTCCGGGCTCGACTGGACCATCGTGCGACCACCGAAGCTCAGCGACGGTCCCCACACCGGCCGCATCGCGAGCGAGACCAGGGGTAACGTGCGGGGGAGCTTCACCATCTCGCGGGCCGACCTGGCCGACTACATCCTGCGCGCGGTCGCTGATCCCGCGCTGTCCCGGGTTGCCGTCTCGGTGGCGAAGGGTTGA
- a CDS encoding TetR/AcrR family transcriptional regulator, with translation MGTREKILAAAAGIMREQGYARATTKEIARAAGFSEAALYKHFADKTEIFLGVISSQLPALDTALGELTAGRHTLRGNLVRITATAIDFYTESFPIGASLFSSQDLLDAHRAAIREHGATPRTPVARLAEYLRAERTLGRLPSTSDPDAIAALLLGAAFQQGFLRNWDAESGDPAGLARKLVKAVVP, from the coding sequence ATGGGAACGCGGGAGAAGATACTGGCCGCGGCCGCGGGGATCATGCGCGAGCAGGGTTATGCGCGGGCCACCACCAAGGAGATCGCCCGCGCCGCCGGCTTTTCGGAAGCCGCGCTGTACAAGCACTTCGCGGACAAGACCGAGATCTTCCTGGGCGTGATCTCATCCCAGTTGCCGGCCCTGGACACCGCGCTGGGCGAACTGACGGCGGGGCGGCACACCCTGCGCGGCAACCTGGTCCGCATCACCGCGACCGCGATCGACTTCTACACCGAGAGCTTTCCGATCGGCGCGTCCCTGTTCTCCTCACAGGACCTGCTGGACGCCCACCGCGCCGCGATCCGCGAACACGGGGCGACCCCCCGCACCCCGGTTGCCCGCCTCGCGGAGTACCTGCGCGCGGAGCGCACCCTCGGCCGCCTACCGTCCACTTCGGACCCGGACGCGATCGCGGCCCTCCTCCTGGGCGCCGCGTTCCAGCAGGGCTTCCTCCGGAACTGGGACGCCGAGTCCGGCGACCCGGCGGGACTGGCCCGCAAGCTGGTCAAGGCCGTGGTGCCCTAG
- a CDS encoding GbsR/MarR family transcriptional regulator translates to MRDEEAVRRYVERLALVLTQLGFQRMPARVFAALVVTDESRLTAGEIGEKLQISPAAVSGAVRYLEQVGMIVREREPGSRRDHFRVTDDMWFASMRKRDRFMELWRDAAVEGIPVVGEDTPAGKRLADMRDFLAFLIEQLPLLFERWEKERANR, encoded by the coding sequence ATGCGGGACGAGGAGGCGGTGCGCCGCTACGTCGAGCGCCTGGCGCTGGTGCTCACGCAGCTCGGTTTCCAGCGCATGCCCGCGCGGGTGTTCGCGGCCCTGGTGGTGACCGACGAAAGCCGGCTCACCGCGGGTGAGATCGGGGAGAAGCTGCAGATCAGCCCGGCCGCGGTGTCGGGAGCCGTCCGCTACCTGGAGCAGGTTGGGATGATCGTTCGGGAGCGGGAACCCGGATCGCGCCGCGACCACTTCCGGGTGACCGACGACATGTGGTTCGCCAGTATGCGCAAGCGCGACCGGTTCATGGAGCTGTGGCGGGACGCGGCCGTCGAGGGCATCCCGGTGGTGGGCGAGGACACGCCCGCCGGCAAGCGGTTGGCCGACATGCGGGACTTCCTCGCCTTCCTCATCGAGCAGCTCCCGTTGCTGTTCGAGCGCTGGGAGAAGGAACGTGCGAACCGCTAG
- a CDS encoding ABC transporter ATP-binding protein, translated as MDNAISIAGLHKSFGATKALDDLNLQVKTGEVHGFLGPNGAGKSTTIRVLLGLLHADQGTVRLLGGDPWRDAASLHRRLAYVPGDVNLWPNLSGGEVIDLLGRLRGGLDRRRRDELIERFDLDPKKKGRTYSKGNRQKVAIVAALSSDVELLILDEPTSGLDPLMEATFQYAIQEERDKGRTVLLSSHILAEVEALCDRVSIIRNGHAVETGTLSELRHLTRTSIVAELAGHPNGLASLDEVHDLKVEGNRVRFDVETQSLDEVLRKLTEVGVRSLTSQPPTLEELFLRHYTTEASAR; from the coding sequence ATGGACAACGCCATCTCCATCGCGGGCCTGCACAAGTCGTTCGGCGCGACGAAGGCCCTCGACGACCTGAACCTGCAGGTCAAGACCGGAGAAGTGCACGGCTTCCTCGGCCCCAACGGCGCCGGGAAGTCGACCACCATCCGTGTCCTGCTCGGTCTGCTGCACGCGGACCAGGGCACCGTCCGCCTCCTCGGCGGCGACCCCTGGCGCGACGCCGCGAGCCTGCACCGCCGGCTCGCCTACGTCCCCGGTGACGTCAACCTCTGGCCCAACCTCTCCGGCGGCGAGGTCATCGACCTGCTCGGGCGGCTGCGCGGCGGACTCGACAGACGCCGCCGCGACGAGCTGATCGAACGCTTCGACCTCGACCCGAAGAAGAAGGGCCGCACCTACTCCAAGGGCAACCGGCAGAAGGTCGCGATCGTCGCGGCCCTGTCCTCCGACGTCGAGCTGCTGATCCTCGACGAGCCGACCTCCGGCCTCGACCCGCTCATGGAGGCCACCTTCCAGTACGCGATCCAGGAAGAGCGCGACAAGGGCCGCACGGTGCTGCTGTCCAGCCACATCCTCGCGGAGGTGGAGGCCCTGTGCGACCGGGTCAGCATCATCCGCAACGGGCACGCGGTCGAGACCGGCACCCTCAGCGAACTCCGCCACCTCACCCGGACGTCGATCGTGGCGGAACTCGCCGGTCACCCGAACGGCCTCGCTTCGCTGGACGAGGTGCACGACCTGAAGGTCGAGGGCAACCGCGTCCGGTTCGACGTCGAGACCCAGTCGCTGGACGAGGTGCTGCGCAAGCTCACCGAAGTCGGCGTGCGCAGTCTGACCAGTCAGCCCCCGACGCTGGAGGAGCTCTTCCTCCGCCACTACACGACGGAAGCGAGCGCACGATGA
- a CDS encoding ABC transporter permease, producing the protein MSALVGTRHLVRLALRRDRVVLPIWVLVIGLLPVTSAGAYGQLYPDAASRASLTAGMSANPSITLLYGPPFDLSTAGGFTAWRYGVFAPLFLALACIFTVTRHTRQEEDTGRQELLSSAVTGRYSALTAAVVTAGIGAVATGLLVALGLTGAGLPAGGSVAFGLGITLTGLVFAAVAAVAAQLAEYSRTANGIAAGVLGVAFALRAIGDAATDASWLSWLSPLGWATRLRPYAGDRWAVALLLLAAALVLGLVAYRLLPRRDVGMGLFPARPGPPVAAPGLRSPFALAWRLHRGALLGWIAGFAVFGAMFGSLAAGIGDIVGDSAQTQQMLERLGGAQNLIDTFLAAIANIFGMIASVYAVQATMRMRAEETALRLEPLLATRVRRLQWAAGHLVFSLLGTALLLVVSGLFAGLLHGLRVGDVGGQIPAVIGATVAQVPAVWVVTGITVVVFGFAPRFATATWAVPGLFVLLSLFGPVVQAPQPVLDISPFTHIPKLPAAEFTATPFAWLLGIAVITLATGLARFRRRDIG; encoded by the coding sequence ATGAGCGCGCTGGTCGGTACCCGGCACCTCGTCCGCCTCGCGCTGCGGCGGGACCGGGTCGTGCTGCCGATCTGGGTGCTGGTGATCGGCCTGTTGCCGGTCACCTCCGCCGGCGCCTACGGGCAGCTGTACCCGGACGCCGCGAGCCGGGCGTCCCTGACCGCGGGGATGAGCGCGAACCCGTCCATCACCCTGCTCTACGGGCCACCGTTCGACCTGTCCACGGCCGGCGGGTTCACCGCATGGCGGTACGGCGTGTTCGCGCCGCTTTTCCTGGCCCTGGCCTGCATCTTCACCGTCACACGGCACACCCGGCAGGAGGAGGACACCGGACGCCAGGAACTGCTGTCCTCGGCGGTCACCGGCCGCTACTCCGCTCTCACCGCCGCGGTGGTCACCGCGGGGATCGGCGCGGTCGCCACCGGCTTGCTGGTGGCCCTGGGCCTGACCGGAGCGGGTCTGCCCGCCGGCGGTTCGGTGGCGTTCGGTCTCGGGATCACGCTGACCGGACTGGTGTTCGCCGCGGTCGCCGCGGTCGCGGCCCAGCTGGCCGAGTACTCGCGTACCGCCAACGGCATCGCGGCAGGCGTGCTCGGGGTCGCCTTCGCGCTCCGCGCCATCGGCGACGCGGCCACGGACGCGTCGTGGCTGTCGTGGCTGTCGCCGCTCGGCTGGGCGACCCGGCTGCGGCCCTACGCCGGAGACCGCTGGGCCGTGGCGTTGCTGCTCCTCGCCGCGGCGCTGGTGCTGGGGCTGGTGGCCTACCGCCTGCTGCCGCGCCGGGACGTCGGCATGGGCCTCTTCCCAGCCCGGCCCGGCCCGCCGGTGGCCGCACCCGGACTGCGGTCGCCGTTCGCCCTGGCCTGGCGCCTGCACCGCGGCGCGCTGCTCGGCTGGATCGCCGGCTTCGCGGTGTTCGGCGCGATGTTCGGGTCCCTCGCGGCGGGCATCGGTGACATCGTCGGCGACAGCGCCCAGACCCAGCAGATGTTGGAGCGGCTGGGCGGGGCGCAGAACCTGATCGACACGTTCCTCGCGGCGATCGCGAACATCTTCGGGATGATCGCCTCCGTCTATGCGGTGCAGGCGACGATGCGGATGCGCGCGGAGGAGACCGCGCTACGGCTGGAACCGCTGCTGGCGACCCGGGTGCGACGCTTGCAGTGGGCCGCCGGGCACCTGGTGTTCTCGCTGCTCGGCACGGCCCTGCTGCTCGTGGTGTCCGGCCTGTTCGCCGGTCTGCTGCACGGGCTGCGGGTGGGCGACGTCGGCGGCCAGATCCCCGCGGTGATCGGGGCGACGGTGGCGCAGGTACCGGCGGTCTGGGTGGTCACCGGGATCACCGTGGTGGTCTTCGGGTTCGCGCCCAGGTTCGCGACAGCCACCTGGGCAGTGCCCGGACTGTTCGTCCTGCTGTCGCTGTTCGGCCCGGTGGTGCAGGCACCGCAGCCGGTGCTCGACATCTCGCCGTTCACCCACATTCCGAAGCTGCCCGCTGCGGAGTTCACCGCGACCCCGTTCGCGTGGCTGCTCGGGATCGCCGTGATCACCCTTGCCACGGGTCTGGCACGGTTTCGGCGGCGGGACATCGGGTAG
- a CDS encoding MFS transporter: MRWGLLGHPDFRRLWLADALSQFGDRINLLAVPLLAALTLRATAWEMSLLRVLETLAFLLLALQVGVWTDRMRKRRVLVLADLGRAVAFGSVPLAAVAGVLTMTHLYVVVAVAGVLSVFFDVAHRTYLPGLVDRDRLVEGNARLQANVSVAAVAAPSLSGWLVQLFGGAAAVGVNAVSFLWSACWLRRIGAPDRVPVARARAPLRREIRDGLRFVGRDPVLRANAAHSVCAGVCQQFQVTVAALFLLREVHLSPGVIGLLQAGGLTGAALGSVVARRLGVRFGEARVMWAAALLWGAGYLMIPLTATGAAVAWYPIGNFLTGLSIVVLNVHQLSYRQAVTPEWLQGRVAATSTFLYFAPGPAGSLLAGVLATTAGLRGTLWLAGAGVAASALWLVCSPLRRMRRLPEAYEEERTGSHRA, translated from the coding sequence ATGCGATGGGGGTTACTGGGACACCCGGATTTCCGGCGTCTCTGGCTGGCCGACGCCCTGAGCCAGTTCGGCGACCGGATCAACCTGCTGGCCGTGCCGTTGCTCGCGGCGCTCACGCTGCGAGCCACCGCCTGGGAGATGTCGCTGCTGCGGGTGCTGGAGACGCTCGCCTTCCTGCTGCTGGCCCTGCAGGTGGGCGTGTGGACCGACCGGATGCGCAAGCGGCGCGTGCTGGTCCTGGCCGATCTGGGGCGTGCGGTGGCCTTCGGATCGGTGCCGCTCGCCGCGGTGGCCGGGGTATTGACGATGACGCACCTGTACGTGGTGGTTGCCGTAGCCGGGGTGCTGTCGGTGTTCTTCGACGTCGCGCACCGGACTTACCTGCCGGGCCTGGTCGACCGCGACCGGCTGGTGGAGGGCAACGCCCGGTTGCAGGCGAACGTGTCGGTCGCGGCGGTGGCGGCGCCGAGCCTGTCGGGTTGGCTGGTGCAGCTCTTCGGCGGGGCCGCCGCGGTCGGGGTCAACGCGGTCAGCTTCCTGTGGTCCGCGTGCTGGTTGCGGCGGATCGGGGCGCCGGACCGGGTACCGGTCGCGCGGGCCCGGGCGCCGCTGCGCCGGGAGATCCGCGACGGCCTGCGGTTCGTCGGGCGGGACCCGGTGCTCCGGGCGAACGCGGCACACAGCGTCTGCGCCGGCGTGTGCCAGCAGTTCCAGGTCACGGTGGCCGCGCTGTTCCTCCTGCGCGAGGTGCACCTGTCGCCCGGCGTGATCGGATTGCTGCAGGCAGGCGGGCTGACCGGGGCCGCCCTCGGTTCGGTCGTGGCGCGGCGGCTCGGCGTCCGCTTCGGCGAGGCGCGGGTGATGTGGGCCGCCGCGCTGCTGTGGGGCGCGGGTTACCTGATGATCCCGCTGACCGCGACGGGCGCGGCGGTCGCCTGGTACCCGATCGGCAACTTCCTGACCGGGCTGAGCATCGTGGTGCTCAACGTGCACCAGCTCAGCTACCGGCAGGCGGTCACGCCGGAGTGGTTGCAGGGCCGGGTCGCGGCGACCAGCACGTTCCTGTACTTCGCTCCGGGGCCGGCCGGGAGCCTGCTGGCGGGGGTGCTGGCGACCACGGCCGGGCTGCGCGGCACATTGTGGCTGGCCGGCGCCGGAGTGGCGGCGTCGGCGCTGTGGCTGGTCTGTTCACCGCTGCGCCGGATGCGGCGGTTGCCCGAGGCATACGAGGAGGAGCGCACGGGTAGCCACCGCGCATGA